A genomic stretch from Desulfatiglans sp. includes:
- a CDS encoding B12-binding domain-containing radical SAM protein, producing MKITLISLEPELFSYGLRILSSCLREKGHETRMVFMLPPKFQTQKEKYKTEYDRMAISHLSGLCSDSGLIGISLMTNQFTRAIQLTRALKESGIKVPIIWGGVQPTVEPEECIKFADIVCLGEGEGALTELVDCMDRGEPYLDIKNLWINSGDLIIRNQLRPLIKDLDAVPFPDYSCKDHFIIEGHDMKELTAEYMLSFQGERFKGDGKSIPYMFMTSRGCPFSCTYCCNSAYKRLYPGQSLLRWRGNQNIIDELKMIQKELAPISYLYMVDDNFTARSEDKLMSFCELYKKEIGVPFFAQVSPLEINEEKMEILFAAGCAHVTMGVETANPRIAEIYNRSREHKVLPKAIDLLEKYRHRMNPPPTYQFIIDNPYETVDEMAETLRLAASFPRPWYNPIYSLMLFPGVPLYDMALNDGIIKDKQNQIYTRNWLSQSSPFFQIWIRLYHANFSPFILRVLLMPWIVKLMNSNIISAVLKTPVFRWVWDKRA from the coding sequence ATGAAGATCACTCTGATATCACTTGAACCTGAACTCTTTTCGTATGGTTTACGCATCCTGTCATCATGCCTTCGTGAAAAAGGACATGAAACACGAATGGTCTTTATGCTGCCCCCCAAATTTCAGACACAAAAAGAAAAATATAAAACTGAATATGACAGGATGGCTATCAGCCATTTGTCAGGTTTGTGTTCCGATTCAGGGCTTATTGGTATTTCTCTTATGACTAATCAGTTTACTCGGGCAATTCAGCTTACCAGAGCTTTAAAGGAAAGCGGAATAAAGGTGCCCATTATATGGGGAGGGGTACAGCCAACTGTCGAGCCTGAAGAATGTATAAAATTCGCCGATATTGTATGTCTGGGTGAGGGTGAAGGCGCTTTGACTGAACTAGTGGACTGCATGGATCGCGGTGAACCTTATCTTGATATAAAAAATCTCTGGATCAACTCCGGGGATCTGATTATACGTAACCAGTTGAGGCCCTTAATTAAAGATCTTGATGCAGTGCCTTTCCCTGATTATAGCTGTAAAGATCATTTTATTATCGAGGGCCATGATATGAAAGAGCTGACAGCGGAATATATGCTGTCATTTCAGGGTGAGCGTTTCAAAGGTGATGGTAAATCCATACCATATATGTTTATGACCAGCAGAGGCTGTCCCTTTTCATGCACCTACTGTTGTAACAGTGCATATAAACGGCTTTATCCGGGGCAGAGTCTTTTGCGCTGGAGAGGCAATCAGAATATAATAGATGAACTTAAAATGATACAAAAAGAGCTAGCCCCTATTTCTTATCTCTATATGGTTGATGATAATTTTACGGCACGATCTGAAGATAAACTAATGTCGTTCTGTGAATTGTATAAAAAAGAGATTGGTGTGCCTTTTTTCGCTCAGGTGAGTCCTCTTGAAATTAATGAGGAAAAGATGGAAATTCTTTTTGCTGCCGGTTGCGCCCATGTGACTATGGGTGTAGAGACCGCCAATCCACGGATTGCCGAGATATATAACCGTTCAAGGGAACACAAGGTTTTACCAAAAGCCATTGACCTGCTTGAAAAATATCGGCACAGAATGAACCCCCCGCCGACTTATCAGTTTATAATTGATAATCCATACGAAACAGTTGATGAGATGGCAGAGACTTTAAGACTCGCGGCCAGTTTTCCAAGGCCGTGGTATAATCCGATATATTCACTTATGCTATTTCCTGGTGTCCCTCTTTATGATATGGCCTTAAATGACGGTATTATAAAAGATAAACAGAATCAGATTTATACCAGAAACTGGCTTTCTCAGAGCAGTCCTTTTTTCCAGATCTGGATAAGATTGTACCATGCGAACTTTTCCCCTTTTATATTGAGAGTCCTGTTGATGCCCTGGATTGTGAAGCTGATGAATAGTAACATTATCTCTGCTGTCCTGAAAACCCCGGTTTTCCGATGGGTATGGGACAAGCGTGCCTGA
- a CDS encoding lipopolysaccharide biosynthesis protein — translation MKNTVFSIKNTGANDSLARQAIAGSFWVIGLRVGVQIMYFARLVILGRLLSPVDFGLMGIALMIIIISDAISQPGFQHALIQSKEDVYKYLDTAWSLMIIRGAFLLAVLTASSTWAASFFNTEQIKIILPVMAIALFMSSISNSSVFLFLKKMDYKKQVFYESSGTIIEFIVAVTYAIINPSVWALVFGYFAGSLTRLITSFVLDNYRPRFSIQWEKAKKLMGFGRWITGSSILILISGFLDNFFVAKLLGDASLGYYRMAFQISNLPATEINYVANRVALPTYAKIQDDNILLKKTFMSLLRIITLITFPFSVFIIFLGHDFVMLLLGEKWLPMVFPMQILGMAGLVKSLTSTGTPLFTGTAYPKYEMITQGIRCLIFLITIYVFTFHYNMTGTAVSVLISVIAMVFPWLFFSGKIIKAGLFDYLRQLAAPLIGALAMAAFFYFLPLNIFRTETVTLLSYLVFIVALITGSAVYLAIVWVMNKTFSMCNNIDDVKLLYSFFRGRVESPDSSFEK, via the coding sequence ATGAAAAATACAGTTTTTTCAATAAAAAATACCGGTGCAAATGACTCCTTGGCAAGACAGGCTATAGCTGGAAGTTTTTGGGTTATTGGCCTCAGAGTAGGGGTTCAAATCATGTATTTTGCCCGCCTGGTTATTTTAGGAAGACTGCTTTCACCTGTTGATTTTGGGCTGATGGGAATCGCTTTAATGATAATCATCATTTCCGATGCTATTTCTCAGCCAGGGTTTCAACACGCATTGATACAGAGCAAGGAAGATGTGTATAAATATCTGGATACGGCATGGTCATTGATGATAATAAGGGGTGCTTTTCTGCTTGCAGTGTTAACAGCATCTTCAACCTGGGCTGCTTCTTTTTTTAACACTGAGCAGATAAAGATTATACTTCCTGTAATGGCGATCGCGCTGTTCATGTCTTCCATTTCAAATTCATCTGTTTTTTTATTCCTGAAAAAGATGGACTATAAAAAACAGGTTTTTTATGAAAGCAGCGGCACGATCATTGAGTTTATCGTTGCAGTTACATATGCGATAATTAATCCAAGTGTATGGGCTTTGGTTTTTGGTTATTTTGCCGGATCGCTCACCCGTTTGATAACAAGTTTTGTATTGGATAACTACAGACCGCGATTCTCAATACAATGGGAAAAGGCGAAAAAGTTAATGGGGTTTGGAAGGTGGATTACAGGCTCCAGCATATTGATACTTATAAGTGGATTTTTAGATAATTTTTTTGTGGCCAAGCTGCTTGGAGATGCAAGCCTCGGATATTACCGTATGGCTTTTCAGATATCAAACCTTCCCGCTACTGAAATTAACTATGTGGCCAATCGTGTTGCCCTCCCGACCTATGCCAAAATACAGGACGACAACATATTGTTAAAGAAAACGTTTATGAGTTTATTGCGGATAATTACCCTGATTACCTTTCCATTTTCTGTGTTTATTATTTTTCTCGGGCATGATTTTGTAATGCTTCTTCTAGGTGAAAAATGGCTCCCAATGGTTTTTCCTATGCAGATTCTTGGTATGGCTGGTTTGGTGAAGTCATTGACATCAACAGGAACACCGTTATTCACCGGTACCGCGTATCCCAAGTATGAAATGATCACGCAGGGTATACGGTGTTTAATTTTTTTGATAACTATATACGTTTTTACCTTTCATTACAATATGACAGGCACAGCTGTTTCAGTTTTAATAAGTGTGATCGCTATGGTTTTTCCCTGGTTGTTTTTTTCCGGGAAGATAATAAAGGCAGGTCTGTTTGATTATCTAAGACAACTGGCCGCTCCTTTAATCGGGGCACTGGCAATGGCAGCTTTTTTCTATTTTCTGCCTTTGAATATTTTTAGAACAGAGACAGTTACTTTATTATCCTATTTAGTCTTTATTGTGGCTTTGATCACCGGTTCAGCGGTGTATCTGGCTATTGTCTGGGTTATGAACAAGACCTTCTCTATGTGCAACAATATAGATGATGTAAAGCTGTTATACAGTTTTTTCCGGGGGCGGGTGGAGAGCCCTGACAGTTCCTTTGAAAAATAA
- the idi gene encoding isopentenyl-diphosphate Delta-isomerase, with protein sequence MTVPLKNKLIIVDQTDQIIGYESKEDCHKGEGILHRAFSIFIFNDCKELLVQRRSFLKPLWPLYWSNSVCSHPCKGEDCEAAAHRRLTEELGISTTLNFLYKFQYQARYDETGSENELCSVFIGKANGVVRNDISEIADWKYINPDDLDREINSNSENFTPWFRMEWARIRKDFKEEINSLLKTKIFNGQ encoded by the coding sequence CTGACAGTTCCTTTGAAAAATAAATTAATAATCGTTGACCAGACTGATCAGATTATCGGTTATGAATCAAAAGAGGATTGCCATAAAGGTGAAGGTATATTGCACAGGGCATTCTCCATTTTTATCTTTAACGACTGTAAGGAACTGCTTGTTCAGAGGCGGAGCTTCTTAAAGCCTCTATGGCCGCTTTACTGGTCCAACAGCGTTTGCAGTCATCCGTGTAAGGGTGAAGACTGTGAGGCAGCAGCTCACAGGCGCCTGACTGAAGAGTTGGGGATTTCAACCACGCTGAATTTTCTTTATAAATTTCAATACCAAGCCAGGTACGATGAAACCGGTTCTGAAAATGAACTCTGTTCGGTCTTTATTGGAAAGGCCAATGGGGTCGTTCGTAATGATATCAGTGAAATTGCAGATTGGAAGTACATCAATCCTGATGACCTTGACAGGGAAATAAATTCTAACTCTGAAAATTTCACTCCATGGTTCAGGATGGAATGGGCTCGAATCAGAAAAGACTTTAAAGAGGAAATCAACAGCCTGCTTAAGACAAAAATATTTAATGGGCAATGA
- a CDS encoding 1-deoxy-D-xylulose-5-phosphate synthase, with product MEVNKNLALLDKISGVEDLKKLRIKELPLLAGEIRQFMLDNVCKTGGHLGASLGAVELTVALHYFFRSPTDKIIWDVGHQCYAHKILTGRKDAFVTLRQFKGLSGFPNIHESKHDAYGTGHASTSLSAALGIAKARDLKNEDFNVIAVIGDGALTGGNALEALNQAGYLNTRVIIILNDNRMSISKNVGAFSEYTHRIEKTEVYQNVKNTLGKLIKQGDALRDELIDLKSHIKEVGAPGLLFEKLGLNYIGPVDGHKIDEILESFQKAKEYDGPSLIHLRTIKGKGYSFAEQDVSKFHGISPFNLCNGEKLGSPRNPSFTNVFADSLIEFAMEDNSIVGITAAMADGTGLSRFQKFFLDRFFDVGIAEQHAVVFAAGLASQGFKPVCAIYSTFLQRAYDAIVHDVCLQDLPVVFAIDRAGLVGDDGPTHHGCFDLSYLRHIPNLIVMAPKDEEELRHMLFTAIKIGKPVAIRYPRGDGYGAEKRELRVLEIGKSEVVKMGDMLTIVAIGTIYQEALQASKMLEKKGVSTTLINARFVKPIDDVILECIAKTGKAIIVEENAVKGGFGSAVNELCMEEKINADIRFVGIPDRFIEHGPQKLLRKICGLDSDTIVNIGSDMFN from the coding sequence ATGGAAGTTAACAAAAACCTTGCACTGCTGGACAAAATCAGCGGCGTGGAAGATCTGAAGAAATTAAGAATAAAAGAGCTTCCATTATTGGCCGGGGAGATTCGGCAGTTCATGCTTGATAATGTTTGTAAGACAGGCGGTCATCTCGGGGCCTCTCTCGGCGCAGTAGAATTGACCGTTGCCCTGCATTATTTTTTTAGGAGCCCCACAGATAAGATAATCTGGGATGTGGGGCATCAATGTTACGCCCACAAGATTCTTACAGGAAGAAAGGATGCATTTGTTACGCTGAGGCAGTTTAAGGGATTGAGCGGGTTCCCGAATATCCATGAAAGTAAACATGATGCGTATGGTACTGGGCACGCCTCTACATCACTTTCCGCCGCGTTGGGTATTGCCAAGGCCAGGGACCTGAAAAATGAAGACTTTAATGTTATTGCCGTTATCGGAGATGGGGCTCTGACAGGCGGCAATGCCCTGGAGGCATTGAATCAGGCAGGTTATTTAAACACAAGGGTCATCATCATCCTGAATGACAACCGTATGTCCATATCAAAAAATGTGGGGGCCTTTTCAGAATACACTCACAGGATTGAAAAGACGGAAGTTTACCAGAATGTCAAGAATACACTTGGGAAATTGATTAAACAGGGAGATGCTTTAAGAGATGAACTGATTGATCTGAAATCACATATAAAGGAGGTGGGTGCACCAGGTCTTCTTTTTGAGAAACTCGGTCTTAATTATATTGGTCCTGTGGACGGACATAAAATAGACGAAATTTTGGAATCTTTTCAGAAGGCAAAGGAATATGACGGGCCCTCCCTGATTCATCTCAGGACGATAAAAGGCAAAGGTTATTCTTTCGCAGAACAGGATGTGTCCAAGTTCCACGGAATATCTCCATTCAATTTATGTAATGGAGAAAAGTTGGGCTCTCCCAGAAACCCTTCTTTTACAAATGTCTTTGCAGACTCGTTAATAGAGTTCGCGATGGAGGATAATTCCATAGTCGGTATAACAGCTGCCATGGCTGATGGAACGGGCCTGTCACGATTTCAGAAGTTCTTTCTAGACAGGTTCTTTGACGTTGGGATAGCTGAGCAGCATGCTGTTGTTTTTGCGGCAGGGCTTGCCAGTCAGGGCTTTAAGCCTGTATGCGCTATTTATTCCACTTTTCTTCAGAGGGCGTATGACGCGATAGTGCATGATGTCTGCCTACAGGACCTGCCGGTTGTATTTGCTATTGATCGGGCCGGCTTGGTTGGCGATGACGGCCCGACTCATCATGGATGTTTTGATCTTTCTTATCTGAGGCATATCCCGAATCTTATTGTAATGGCCCCGAAAGATGAGGAGGAATTAAGACATATGCTTTTCACCGCCATAAAAATAGGTAAACCTGTAGCCATTAGATATCCAAGGGGGGATGGCTATGGCGCGGAAAAACGAGAGTTGAGAGTGCTGGAAATTGGTAAAAGTGAAGTGGTTAAAATGGGAGATATGCTGACTATTGTAGCAATAGGGACAATTTATCAGGAAGCCTTGCAGGCATCTAAAATGCTGGAAAAAAAAGGTGTCAGCACAACACTTATAAATGCCAGGTTTGTTAAGCCTATTGATGATGTGATCTTGGAATGCATAGCGAAAACAGGAAAAGCCATCATTGTTGAAGAAAATGCTGTAAAAGGTGGATTTGGCAGCGCTGTTAATGAATTATGCATGGAAGAAAAAATAAATGCTGATATCAGGTTTGTGGGAATTCCTGACAGATTTATTGAGCATGGTCCGCAAAAATTGCTTAGAAAAATATGTGGACTTGATTCTGATACCATTGTGAATATTGGATCAGATATGTTTAATTAA
- a CDS encoding type II toxin-antitoxin system HicB family antitoxin codes for MKRHYPIIIEQDKDGVFIVECPLFKGCRSYGYNIDEAIENIKEAIDACIEDEGFVDQSTFIGIRDIELAI; via the coding sequence ATGAAAAGACATTATCCCATTATAATTGAACAGGATAAAGATGGCGTATTTATTGTTGAATGCCCTTTATTTAAAGGTTGCAGAAGCTATGGGTATAATATTGATGAGGCGATTGAAAATATTAAAGAGGCAATTGATGCCTGTATTGAAGATGAAGGTTTTGTCGATCAATCAACTTTTATTGGAATACGCGATATCGAGTTGGCAATCTGA
- a CDS encoding aldo/keto reductase, whose product MHRMLISDTGIEVSRLGLGGIPLQRITENEAIEVVSYAIEKGIDFIDTARNYTVSESRIGKAIEQAGKRVILSSKSVNRTADGIRKDIEKSMMELKVSHIDFYHCHSVGSNEDYRRVTAKDGALNGLLKAKEEGVIGHTGISSYNVEVMDRIIDDNLFETIMAGFNIVEPIAYKSVIPKAMEKKRGIFIMKPLAGGVTGIPELALRWAFSFPGLIVITGMESKEEVDKNWEILLGGYSFTDEDKQRIITQNREFTGRFCHRCLYCEPCTVDIPIYKILSIKNMVKIHGNKILNSPDFEDTLERAKNCIQCNDCLIRCPYNLPIPFMMKELVKWADYERNKLGDGMY is encoded by the coding sequence ATGCACAGGATGTTAATCAGCGACACCGGTATTGAGGTCTCACGGCTCGGCCTTGGGGGTATTCCACTTCAGCGCATAACTGAAAATGAGGCTATTGAGGTTGTATCTTATGCAATCGAAAAGGGTATAGATTTCATTGATACCGCCAGAAATTATACAGTAAGCGAATCAAGGATAGGCAAGGCCATAGAACAGGCCGGTAAAAGGGTGATTCTATCCAGCAAGTCTGTTAACCGCACAGCCGACGGTATCAGAAAAGATATAGAAAAAAGCATGATGGAGCTTAAGGTCAGCCATATAGATTTTTATCACTGCCACTCTGTTGGAAGCAACGAGGATTACAGGCGCGTTACAGCAAAGGATGGTGCCCTTAACGGGCTTTTAAAAGCAAAAGAAGAGGGGGTAATAGGGCATACAGGGATATCGAGCTACAATGTGGAGGTAATGGATAGGATTATCGATGATAACCTGTTTGAGACGATAATGGCGGGGTTTAATATAGTGGAGCCTATAGCCTATAAATCAGTCATACCAAAGGCAATGGAGAAAAAGAGAGGTATATTTATCATGAAGCCCCTTGCGGGTGGGGTTACAGGAATACCTGAACTGGCACTGAGGTGGGCGTTCTCATTTCCGGGGTTGATTGTGATAACAGGCATGGAAAGCAAAGAAGAGGTGGATAAAAATTGGGAGATTTTACTGGGGGGCTATAGTTTTACCGATGAGGATAAGCAGCGCATAATAACCCAGAACAGGGAGTTTACAGGCAGGTTCTGCCACAGGTGCCTGTACTGCGAGCCATGTACTGTTGACATCCCCATATACAAGATACTCAGCATCAAAAACATGGTAAAGATACACGGGAATAAGATACTTAACAGTCCTGATTTTGAAGATACCCTTGAAAGGGCAAAGAACTGCATACAGTGCAATGACTGCCTCATAAGGTGCCCATATAACCTGCCCATACCCTTTATGATGAAGGAGCTTGTAAAATGGGCAGATTATGAGAGAAACAAACTTGGTGATGGGATGTATTAA
- a CDS encoding HDOD domain-containing protein produces the protein MKVDQKIQDLIRDRNTQVPTLPVIVEKILSMAKEENTSARILAELISKDPAIANKILRLSNSAYYGMMKEIDSIPRAITIIGFNEVVSLTIGMSVISTFSNKDAGKNFNMKGLWIHSLGCGFASRNIAKKLGILQSEQIFISGLLHDMGKIVFAIYFPDEYAAAVSHAKENEIDLYRAESLILGINHATLTGMLMEQWNFPEMIHVPARDHHSVEDSPSKYQRLALVVAFSDYLSQRAEFGDNWTTKAPAITRIREELGISRDEADEMVKSLKEQRDEIEAFFEVMK, from the coding sequence ATGAAGGTTGATCAAAAAATACAGGATCTTATTCGGGACAGAAACACGCAGGTGCCGACACTGCCTGTGATTGTGGAAAAAATCCTCTCAATGGCCAAAGAGGAAAACACCTCAGCAAGAATACTCGCGGAGTTAATAAGCAAAGACCCTGCAATCGCTAACAAGATTTTGAGGCTCTCCAATTCCGCATATTATGGGATGATGAAGGAGATAGATTCCATTCCAAGGGCAATCACCATTATAGGGTTTAATGAGGTGGTAAGCCTTACAATAGGGATGAGTGTTATTTCAACATTCAGCAATAAAGATGCCGGTAAAAATTTCAACATGAAGGGCCTGTGGATCCATTCACTCGGGTGTGGATTTGCCTCCCGCAATATTGCCAAAAAACTGGGTATTTTACAGTCCGAGCAGATATTCATAAGCGGGCTGCTGCATGATATGGGTAAGATTGTTTTTGCCATTTATTTCCCGGATGAATATGCCGCCGCGGTCTCCCATGCAAAGGAGAATGAGATAGATCTGTACAGGGCAGAAAGTCTTATCCTGGGTATCAATCATGCCACCCTTACCGGCATGCTGATGGAGCAGTGGAATTTTCCGGAAATGATCCATGTGCCTGCAAGGGACCATCATTCAGTAGAGGATTCCCCTTCAAAATATCAAAGGCTAGCCCTGGTTGTGGCCTTTTCTGATTATCTGAGCCAGCGGGCAGAGTTTGGTGATAACTGGACAACAAAGGCGCCTGCAATTACTCGAATAAGGGAAGAGCTTGGCATATCAAGAGATGAAGCAGACGAAATGGTTAAAAGTTTAAAGGAACAGAGAGACGAAATTGAGGCCTTTTTTGAGGTTATGAAATAG
- a CDS encoding response regulator has product MVEAEQEGKSLSILREQVKAIQERYENRISDLSVIHELGRVIINVHDFKRLCEELLTIIIRNTVAENCSVMFQDRKREGLYLICASDHNRQKYVIDPRMVFSKERVIYSPDADRGAAGKALMDNNPVLIENAEGSGLFSSGPETQVKIKSLLSVPFSIEDRIRGVINLSHSEPGIFSQDHVNLFRVIADFVGVSLYSSLNYHKLKNSEENFRSLIEHSNNGIAILQNDLHVYANPKYKDLTGYSSAELSGLSIDKLMDFSYQQADLRMLLNHLRVNTGNELFNARLIKQNGELLDVEISASSVLYYGRMTLVVSVLDISDRKILERQLIHAQKMQSMGTLAGGIAHNFNNLLMGIQGNASIALLDVKEESPTHKNLLNIEKLVKNGANLTSQLLGYAREGKFEIKPINLNLVVKETSETFGATRKDIQIILDLEPKIAGVKADQGQIEQTLLNLFINASDAMPHGGTLTIRSSNVTDRDIGDKPYKAKKGKYILLSVRDTGIGIAPGVIDRVFEPFFTTKGLAKGTGLGLASAYGIIKGHGGYIDVSSVQGRETTFSIYLPSTGEYFINEDATSDQLFTGAGTILLVDDEEIITYTGEQMLKKLGYNVIVAENGKKAIDIFSKEHKNISLVLLDMIMPGMGGMETFDRLKEVDSNVRVLLSSGYSLDGQAREIMDRGCNGFIQKPFTLNNISQKVREIIGD; this is encoded by the coding sequence ATGGTGGAAGCGGAGCAGGAAGGTAAGAGTCTCAGTATTTTAAGGGAGCAGGTTAAAGCCATTCAGGAGAGGTACGAAAACAGAATCTCAGACCTCTCGGTTATTCATGAATTGGGCAGGGTAATAATAAATGTGCACGACTTTAAGAGGCTCTGTGAAGAGCTTCTTACGATAATTATCCGGAACACGGTTGCAGAGAACTGCTCAGTAATGTTTCAGGATAGAAAACGTGAGGGGCTGTACCTCATATGCGCCTCAGACCATAACAGGCAGAAATATGTTATTGATCCAAGAATGGTCTTTTCAAAGGAAAGGGTAATATATTCGCCTGATGCTGACAGGGGCGCAGCCGGAAAGGCATTAATGGATAACAACCCGGTGTTGATAGAAAATGCGGAAGGTTCAGGGCTGTTTTCATCTGGCCCTGAAACACAGGTGAAGATCAAAAGCCTTTTATCAGTGCCATTTTCGATTGAAGACAGGATCAGGGGGGTAATCAACCTGAGCCATTCAGAGCCAGGCATCTTTTCACAGGATCATGTAAACCTCTTCAGGGTTATTGCAGATTTTGTCGGGGTATCACTCTATTCTTCACTCAATTATCATAAACTTAAAAACAGTGAGGAGAACTTCAGGTCATTAATCGAGCATTCAAATAATGGCATCGCAATATTGCAGAATGATCTCCATGTCTATGCAAACCCGAAATACAAGGACTTGACCGGGTATTCCTCTGCTGAACTGAGCGGGCTTTCAATTGATAAACTTATGGATTTTTCATATCAGCAGGCAGATCTCAGGATGCTGTTGAATCACCTCAGGGTAAATACAGGCAATGAGCTGTTCAATGCACGCCTAATCAAGCAAAACGGGGAGTTACTTGATGTAGAGATAAGCGCATCCTCCGTGCTCTATTACGGGAGAATGACCCTTGTCGTTTCCGTGCTCGATATCTCAGACAGGAAGATACTTGAAAGACAGCTTATACATGCCCAGAAGATGCAGTCAATGGGCACCCTTGCCGGGGGTATTGCCCATAACTTCAATAATCTCCTCATGGGTATACAGGGGAATGCATCCATTGCACTCCTTGATGTGAAGGAGGAGAGCCCCACACATAAGAATCTTCTCAATATAGAGAAGCTTGTAAAAAACGGGGCCAACCTCACGAGCCAGCTTTTAGGTTATGCAAGGGAAGGCAAATTTGAGATAAAACCCATAAACCTGAACCTTGTTGTAAAGGAGACCTCTGAAACCTTTGGTGCCACCAGAAAGGATATACAGATCATACTTGACCTTGAACCAAAAATCGCAGGTGTAAAGGCGGATCAGGGGCAGATAGAGCAGACGCTCTTGAATCTCTTTATAAATGCCTCTGATGCAATGCCTCACGGCGGGACACTTACCATCAGGAGCTCAAATGTTACTGACAGGGATATAGGTGATAAGCCCTACAAGGCAAAAAAGGGCAAATATATTCTTTTATCAGTCAGGGATACAGGCATCGGTATTGCCCCAGGGGTAATAGACAGGGTTTTTGAACCCTTTTTTACTACAAAGGGGCTGGCAAAAGGGACAGGCTTAGGGCTTGCTTCTGCCTATGGCATAATTAAGGGGCACGGCGGGTACATAGATGTATCATCCGTACAGGGCAGGGAGACCACCTTCAGCATCTATCTGCCATCAACCGGGGAATATTTTATAAATGAAGATGCAACATCTGATCAGCTCTTTACCGGGGCCGGTACAATATTACTGGTTGATGATGAGGAGATCATTACCTATACTGGTGAGCAGATGCTTAAGAAACTTGGGTACAATGTGATTGTTGCTGAAAACGGTAAAAAGGCCATAGATATCTTTAGTAAAGAACATAAGAATATCAGCCTTGTTCTGCTTGATATGATTATGCCCGGGATGGGAGGCATGGAAACCTTTGACAGGCTTAAAGAGGTAGACAGTAATGTAAGGGTGCTCCTCTCAAGCGGTTACAGCCTTGACGGCCAGGCAAGGGAGATCATGGACAGGGGCTGTAACGGCTTTATACAGAAACCTTTTACACTTAATAATATCTCGCAGAAGGTAAGAGAGATAATCGGTGATTAA
- a CDS encoding IclR family transcriptional regulator, producing the protein MENKDSDNKYIVPAVDQAIRVLLCLAGSKSSHMGLTEICEEVGIHKSKAFGILHTLQRFNLVQSRGRKKGYSLGTGLIALSRKVLDGINVIAFADPIIKDLSDKVNGTAALGIIDGDTVVVVSRYESDKKIIVTTRVGKHVPLSFGAHGKAIAAFLPEDELNELLKKEKLYFHGAPENFDRERLMKELALARETGYATDIGEITPGLNAAAAPVIDISKKPIGYLLVLGLFSTEEIKEYGPLVAKAAQDLSKQLGANIDDYLKDTKG; encoded by the coding sequence ATGGAAAATAAGGATAGTGATAATAAATATATAGTACCTGCAGTTGACCAGGCTATACGCGTACTTTTGTGCCTTGCAGGTTCAAAATCATCCCACATGGGTTTAACCGAGATATGCGAAGAGGTGGGGATTCATAAGAGCAAGGCATTTGGCATTCTCCACACACTTCAGAGGTTCAACCTCGTGCAGAGCAGGGGCCGGAAAAAGGGCTATTCCCTTGGTACAGGCCTTATTGCCCTTTCAAGGAAGGTGCTTGATGGCATAAATGTGATTGCATTTGCAGACCCGATAATAAAAGACCTCTCTGACAAGGTAAACGGCACCGCAGCGCTTGGAATTATAGATGGTGATACGGTAGTTGTTGTATCACGCTATGAAAGTGACAAAAAGATAATTGTAACAACCCGTGTGGGCAAACATGTCCCTCTCTCATTTGGCGCACATGGAAAGGCCATAGCGGCTTTTTTACCAGAGGATGAGCTGAATGAACTCCTGAAAAAGGAGAAACTCTATTTCCATGGTGCCCCGGAAAATTTTGATAGAGAGCGGTTGATGAAGGAGCTTGCGCTGGCCAGGGAAACAGGTTATGCAACCGATATAGGTGAGATAACACCGGGGCTTAATGCTGCTGCTGCACCTGTTATTGACATCAGCAAAAAACCGATCGGTTATCTTCTGGTGCTGGGTCTGTTTTCAACCGAAGAGATAAAGGAATACGGCCCGCTGGTGGCTAAAGCAGCCCAGGACCTCTCAAAACAGCTCGGGGCAAATATTGATGATTACCTCAAGGATACGAAAGGTTAG